TTATCAATTGGGAACCCTCTGACCTTTTTCAATTTTATCACGATACAAAACCCATAAAAGGAGCCTTGGATGAAATATTCGCACTGCTTGATACCAATGCCGTCAGCAGAGCAATAAAAATCGGGGCATGCAATATTTTTCACGGCTGTGTACATAATATGCTGTACGAAAAAAGTGAAGAAGCTCTGAAATCTTTATACAAATCCGCCTCATTTGTCATACAGGCGGTTCACTTCAGACAAACGGGAAAATACATCAATCAGCAGAAGCATCTGATTGATGCCGTTCCACCTGATGACCGCGAGATACTGAATATATTTTCATGCTTAAAAAGTGGCGGAGCAGTAGATTTCAATAAAATGTCCGATGCATTGTTTGAATGGTCAAAAAACAAAATCGACGAGCGCTAAACAGCAACCGCTCCAAAAAATAAGCTCTTGACAATTGCAAAAAAATGTGCTATAATAACACATCGTTGAGCTTTCGGCG
Above is a genomic segment from Oscillospiraceae bacterium containing:
- a CDS encoding nucleotidyltransferase domain-containing protein, encoding MIEINPWINTFLKALNETFNERAWFVGLQGSYARGEETETSDIDTVVILDTLSAHDIEIYDTMLDTLPHREMICGFLCGKSELINWEPSDLFQFYHDTKPIKGALDEIFALLDTNAVSRAIKIGACNIFHGCVHNMLYEKSEEALKSLYKSASFVIQAVHFRQTGKYINQQKHLIDAVPPDDREILNIFSCLKSGGAVDFNKMSDALFEWSKNKIDER